A single region of the Candidatus Binatia bacterium genome encodes:
- a CDS encoding translocation/assembly module TamB domain-containing protein, which produces MTPRRRKVLIAGLSVVALATLVLAGTWWLFFTQPGAKWGFERLGSFFPGRLDVRDMTGPLRGPLIVRHFTYRNDRLAITADSVFIDWRLRELWRRRLDIHSLYAKNARVVVGGPGDTPQAEDSLRGLPDLNLPVTVIVRNGVVNGLTLARPGSDSGLVIDQVRLDARSMRRDSLRVNALMVRSRTIDLDFSGSALPRGAYPLALRGTWTYRPAGSAVVHGDGILSGTLERLRVHQTLSGPLDARVDVTLLRPLRRQVGFQGDVEFARLTPRDFGPAWPQGTFEGHVALDGDTRAAGMQGRVRGTTEALGPTAADFRVRRLERGDWQIDDFVLTQPGAPGRVTARGTVSGDSANARFDLRTEWAAMGWPLRGQRWVESERGSARVRGTLADFDLHSEALLSGRNVPPGRWTLDGRGGNGRLAVRTVIANLLGGRITGTGSVAWQPGVSWRLTFDGRGIDPGTVWRAYPGRLDFAGRSEGVNTPAGPSGRILVSRLSGSVRNQPVTAVGTLVANRGQYRLDRASATWGPDTVQASGAFGRSFDLAWRVSAPRLGAVLAQASGSLEGKGTVRGTRARPHIAGTVTGDSLFFANARAGALRADGDVDLRPGGIVRLDLAASRVSAGTHAAERLIVTARGTRERHEWRASAAGRADSTVAVLAGGFGAEGWRGTVTRLDLVNPRSGNWSLAAPARLTAVNGRVAVTNFTWQSGTSRIVAAADWERRGPWHVDARLEQVNLALLQPGLPPRLRLNGTMAGHIGAHGTAEGQLFADVDVVPGPGEILHETADGRWVPTRFENARVRATADGRRVQTTLAADLVNVGTVRGNLGWPAYGSFAEGTSRPLDGRLALHLRDLSLAQGLTPEVDATSGTLDADLAIAGTVQRPFLYGPLTLRNGSANLPRYGLQLRDMNVEGRGSPGGAIELHGSVRSGSGTLAIDGTAAVARGARPVATVTVKGSRVQAMNTRDMQVVASPDLKFALNGNRLDITGEVDVPEGTITMGRADERRLIKTSPDVVFTGADTLQATPTEVHTRVRLVLGDKVRVTGFGLDVRPTGSVLAIDAPGLPTLGNGRLDIKDGRYHIYGQDLAVETGSLIFAGGPITNPAVRARATRTAADGTVAGFNVSGTVVKPEVQVFSEPAMGQSEALSYIMFGKPIESANLSEGQMASTLASTMGVPGTNLIAQGVASQLGIEQARLDVGTSIQNTSLSLGTHLSPKLYVSAGMDVFQSTSSLRLRYILNRIFTIEAETARQNRVDILYTVEP; this is translated from the coding sequence GTGACCCCGCGCCGGCGGAAGGTCCTCATCGCGGGATTGTCGGTGGTCGCGCTCGCCACGCTGGTTCTCGCCGGGACCTGGTGGCTCTTCTTCACGCAGCCCGGGGCGAAGTGGGGGTTCGAGCGGCTTGGGAGTTTCTTCCCCGGGCGGCTCGACGTGCGCGACATGACCGGCCCCCTGCGCGGTCCCCTGATCGTCCGCCACTTCACCTACCGTAACGACCGCCTGGCCATCACGGCCGACAGCGTCTTCATCGACTGGCGCCTGCGCGAGCTGTGGCGGCGCCGCCTGGACATCCACAGCCTCTACGCCAAGAACGCGCGCGTCGTCGTCGGCGGACCCGGAGACACCCCCCAGGCGGAGGATTCGCTGCGCGGGCTGCCCGATCTCAACCTGCCGGTGACCGTCATCGTGCGGAACGGCGTCGTGAACGGACTGACCCTCGCGCGTCCCGGAAGCGACTCCGGTCTGGTGATCGACCAGGTGCGACTGGACGCGCGAAGCATGCGCCGCGACAGCCTTCGCGTGAACGCGCTCATGGTCCGTTCCCGAACGATCGACCTGGACTTCTCCGGGTCGGCCCTCCCGCGCGGCGCCTACCCGCTGGCGCTCCGCGGGACGTGGACCTACCGTCCCGCCGGCAGCGCCGTCGTCCACGGCGACGGAATCCTCTCCGGCACGCTGGAGCGGCTCCGCGTCCACCAGACCCTGAGCGGCCCGCTGGACGCGCGGGTGGACGTCACGCTGCTCCGTCCGCTGCGCCGCCAGGTGGGCTTCCAGGGAGACGTGGAGTTCGCGCGTCTCACACCCCGCGACTTCGGACCCGCCTGGCCGCAGGGGACCTTCGAGGGGCACGTCGCCTTGGACGGGGACACGCGGGCGGCAGGCATGCAGGGGCGCGTCCGCGGGACGACGGAGGCGCTCGGCCCCACCGCCGCGGACTTCCGCGTGCGCCGCCTCGAGCGCGGCGACTGGCAGATCGACGACTTCGTCCTGACGCAGCCGGGCGCGCCGGGCCGCGTGACGGCGCGCGGCACCGTCTCGGGGGACTCCGCCAACGCCCGATTCGATCTCCGGACCGAGTGGGCCGCGATGGGATGGCCGCTGCGCGGGCAGCGCTGGGTGGAGAGCGAGCGCGGCTCGGCACGCGTCCGGGGCACCCTGGCCGATTTCGACCTCCACTCCGAGGCGCTGCTCTCCGGGCGGAACGTTCCCCCGGGACGCTGGACGCTGGATGGGCGCGGCGGTAACGGACGACTCGCGGTGCGAACGGTGATCGCGAACCTCCTCGGCGGGAGGATCACGGGGACCGGCTCGGTCGCCTGGCAGCCCGGCGTGAGCTGGCGGCTCACGTTCGACGGACGCGGCATCGATCCCGGCACGGTGTGGAGGGCGTATCCCGGCCGGCTGGACTTCGCCGGGCGGAGCGAAGGGGTGAACACTCCGGCGGGACCGAGCGGCCGGATTCTCGTGAGCCGGCTCAGCGGCTCCGTTCGCAATCAGCCGGTCACGGCGGTCGGCACGCTCGTCGCCAATCGCGGCCAGTATCGTCTCGACCGCGCGTCGGCCACGTGGGGGCCGGACACGGTCCAGGCGAGCGGCGCCTTCGGCCGTTCCTTCGATCTCGCCTGGAGGGTGAGCGCGCCCAGGCTTGGCGCCGTGCTGGCGCAGGCGAGCGGTTCGCTGGAGGGGAAGGGCACGGTCCGGGGCACGAGAGCTCGTCCGCACATCGCGGGGACCGTCACCGGCGACTCGCTCTTCTTCGCCAATGCGCGCGCCGGGGCGCTTCGCGCCGACGGTGACGTGGACCTCCGGCCGGGAGGCATCGTCCGTCTGGACCTCGCGGCGAGCCGTGTGAGCGCGGGGACGCACGCCGCCGAGCGGCTGATCGTCACCGCGCGCGGCACCCGCGAGCGGCACGAGTGGCGCGCTTCGGCGGCCGGACGCGCCGACAGCACCGTCGCCGTGCTCGCGGGGGGATTCGGAGCGGAGGGCTGGCGCGGCACGGTCACGCGGCTGGACCTGGTGAATCCCCGTTCGGGGAACTGGTCGCTCGCCGCTCCCGCGCGCCTCACCGCCGTGAACGGGCGGGTCGCGGTCACGAACTTCACCTGGCAGTCGGGGACCTCGCGCATCGTCGCCGCCGCGGACTGGGAACGGCGCGGCCCCTGGCACGTGGACGCGCGGCTGGAGCAGGTCAACCTGGCGCTGCTCCAGCCCGGCCTTCCGCCCCGGCTCCGCCTGAACGGCACGATGGCCGGCCACATCGGCGCGCACGGGACCGCCGAGGGGCAGCTCTTCGCGGACGTGGACGTCGTCCCCGGTCCCGGCGAGATCCTCCACGAGACTGCGGACGGTCGCTGGGTGCCGACGCGCTTCGAGAACGCGCGCGTCCGCGCCACCGCGGACGGGCGTCGCGTGCAGACCACGCTCGCCGCCGATCTCGTCAACGTGGGGACGGTCCGGGGAAACCTCGGGTGGCCCGCGTACGGGTCGTTCGCCGAAGGAACGTCGCGTCCCCTCGACGGCCGGCTCGCCCTCCATCTCCGCGACCTGTCGCTGGCGCAGGGGCTGACCCCCGAGGTCGACGCCACCTCGGGCACGCTCGACGCCGACCTCGCGATCGCCGGCACGGTGCAGCGCCCCTTCCTCTACGGACCGCTCACGCTTCGAAACGGCAGCGCGAACCTGCCCCGCTACGGGCTCCAGCTCCGCGACATGAACGTCGAGGGGCGGGGAAGCCCCGGCGGCGCGATCGAGCTGCACGGCTCCGTGCGGTCGGGCTCCGGCACGCTCGCCATCGACGGCACCGCCGCGGTGGCGCGCGGAGCGCGTCCGGTGGCGACGGTCACGGTGAAGGGAAGCCGCGTGCAGGCGATGAACACCCGCGACATGCAGGTCGTGGCCTCCCCCGATCTCAAGTTCGCCCTGAACGGAAACCGGCTCGACATCACGGGGGAGGTGGACGTTCCCGAAGGGACCATCACGATGGGGCGGGCCGACGAGCGCCGCCTGATCAAGACGTCGCCCGACGTGGTCTTCACGGGCGCCGACACCCTGCAGGCGACCCCCACCGAGGTGCACACGCGCGTGCGGCTGGTCCTGGGGGACAAGGTGCGCGTGACCGGATTCGGCCTCGACGTGCGGCCGACCGGCAGCGTCCTCGCGATCGACGCTCCCGGGCTGCCGACGCTGGGGAACGGCCGGCTGGACATCAAGGACGGCAGGTACCACATCTACGGCCAGGATCTCGCCGTGGAGACGGGGAGCCTCATCTTCGCCGGGGGGCCGATCACCAATCCCGCCGTGCGGGCCCGCGCCACGCGCACCGCGGCCGACGGAACCGTCGCCGGATTCAACGTCAGCGGGACCGTCGTGAAGCCCGAGGTGCAGGTCTTCTCCGAGCCGGCAATGGGACAGAGCGAGGCGCTCTCCTACATCATGTTCGGGAAGCCGATCGAATCGGCCAACCTCTCGGAAGGGCAGATGGCGAGCACGCTGGCCTCCACCATGGGCGTGCCCGGGACCAACCTGATCGCGCAGGGGGTCGCCTCGCAGCTGGGGATCGAGCAGGCGCGCCTGGACGTGGGCACCTCGATCCAGAACACGTCCCTCTCCCTGGGCACCCATCTCTCGCCCAAGCTCTACGTCAGCGCCGGCATGGACGTCTTCCAGTCCACCTCCTCGCTGCGCCTCCGCTACATCCTCAACCGCATCTTCACGATCGAGGCCGAGACCGCCCGCCAGAACCGGGTCGACATCCTGTACACCGTCGAGCCCTGA
- a CDS encoding autotransporter assembly complex family protein, producing the protein MLRPFAALCAALLLAPLPVGAATVPADSAATRSSARTPSVRVEVLGLSGTLKKNVLASLSIADKKQRKKANEEVIRHLHARADEEIRRALQPFGYYRPLIQSELITQNRWTARYTVDHGPAILLDSVLVDVTGEGENDPRYQKILRDFPLHKGDVLIQPSYDLAKATFETAAAEGGYLDAHFLASRIDVDLERYAAAIVIRYDTGPRHYFGEVSFDKDVIQEQMLHDFVTFHPGDVFDFRKLLQLQTDLSSTGYFTKVEVAPGEEATGHRVVPIGVSLAPAKKLRFTGGVGYGTDDGARVRLLTEMRRLNRAGHRAQIDLQYGSRDRHAIGQYFIPWPHPRTDLLTLSTGYQELATATFHSKVFRSGVSESRLLGKWRVIPALNYRRENFQVGVDSGIVKTLVPEGTWSRVRADDAIFTKNGDRLSLNARLADRRVVSDVSFQQVRGDAKLIHAFGPRTRGIARIEAGGTHTNDFRMLPPSLRFFAGGTNSVRGYSYNSLGPRDELRHVIGGRYLLTGSLELNQFFLPRWGGAIFFDAGNAMNSWRLPAKRGAGFGLRWLSPAGLVRADVAWGLDRRGTPVQVHLAMGAEL; encoded by the coding sequence ATGCTCCGACCCTTCGCAGCCCTCTGCGCCGCGCTGCTCCTGGCCCCGCTGCCCGTCGGCGCCGCCACGGTTCCGGCCGATTCGGCCGCGACGCGGTCGAGCGCCAGGACCCCCTCGGTCAGGGTGGAGGTGCTCGGGCTGAGCGGCACCCTCAAGAAGAACGTCCTCGCCTCGCTCAGCATCGCCGACAAGAAGCAGCGGAAGAAGGCCAACGAAGAGGTGATCCGGCACCTTCACGCGCGCGCCGACGAAGAGATCCGCCGCGCCCTCCAGCCGTTCGGCTACTACCGGCCCCTCATCCAGTCGGAGCTGATCACGCAGAACCGCTGGACCGCGCGCTACACGGTCGACCACGGCCCCGCCATTCTGCTCGACTCGGTGCTCGTGGACGTGACGGGCGAGGGGGAGAACGATCCCCGCTACCAGAAGATCCTCCGCGACTTTCCGCTCCACAAGGGCGACGTCCTGATCCAGCCGTCGTACGACCTGGCCAAGGCGACGTTCGAGACCGCGGCCGCCGAAGGCGGCTACCTCGACGCGCATTTTCTCGCGAGCCGGATCGACGTGGACCTGGAGCGCTACGCGGCGGCGATCGTGATCCGGTACGACACCGGCCCCAGGCACTACTTCGGGGAGGTCTCCTTCGACAAGGACGTCATCCAGGAGCAGATGCTCCACGACTTCGTCACCTTCCACCCCGGCGACGTCTTCGATTTCCGGAAGCTCCTCCAGCTCCAGACCGACCTGAGCAGCACCGGCTACTTCACGAAGGTCGAGGTGGCCCCGGGCGAGGAGGCCACCGGCCATCGCGTGGTGCCGATCGGGGTGAGCCTGGCGCCGGCGAAGAAGCTCCGGTTCACGGGCGGGGTCGGATACGGCACGGACGACGGGGCGCGCGTGCGGCTCCTGACCGAGATGCGCCGGCTGAATCGCGCGGGCCATCGCGCGCAGATCGATCTCCAGTACGGATCGCGCGACCGGCACGCGATCGGTCAGTACTTCATCCCCTGGCCGCATCCCCGCACCGACCTGCTCACCCTCTCCACCGGGTACCAGGAGCTGGCCACCGCGACGTTCCACAGCAAGGTCTTCCGCAGCGGCGTCAGCGAAAGCCGCCTGCTCGGGAAGTGGCGCGTGATCCCGGCCCTCAACTACCGGCGCGAGAACTTCCAGGTCGGCGTGGACAGCGGCATCGTGAAGACGCTGGTCCCCGAGGGCACCTGGAGCCGCGTCCGGGCCGACGACGCCATCTTCACGAAGAACGGCGACCGTCTCTCGCTGAACGCGCGGCTGGCCGACCGGCGGGTCGTCTCGGACGTCTCCTTCCAGCAGGTGCGCGGCGACGCGAAGCTGATCCACGCCTTCGGTCCCAGGACCCGCGGCATCGCCCGCATCGAGGCGGGAGGCACGCACACGAACGACTTCCGCATGCTGCCCCCCTCCCTTCGCTTCTTCGCGGGCGGAACGAACAGCGTGCGCGGCTACAGCTATAACAGCCTGGGCCCGCGCGACGAGCTGCGCCACGTGATCGGCGGCCGCTACCTCCTCACCGGCAGCCTCGAGCTGAACCAGTTCTTCCTGCCCCGGTGGGGCGGCGCGATCTTCTTCGACGCGGGCAACGCCATGAACTCGTGGCGCCTTCCGGCCAAGCGTGGCGCGGGCTTCGGACTCCGGTGGCTCTCGCCGGCCGGCCTCGTTCGCGCCGACGTCGCCTGGGGTCTGGACCGGCGGGGCACCCCGGTCCAGGTGCACCTGGCGATGGGAGCCGAGCTGTGA